The region CAGCTTGAAAGAACATGTGACATCTCCCTGAACGCGTAACTGAGGGTAGTCAGCAGGAGCTAGTAACTGGGCTAATTGGATTCATTCTTATGTATTTCCAGAGCATCTCCTCATAACATTTTAAAGTGCTCTTCCCATTAAAAGCTTAGCCCAGAAAAAAGTTgggtcattaagatcagagcacacacacactgctgctctacAGTCTGTACCTGGTTTTGGTTTGTAGGAATATTCCTGTTTGCTTCTTCTCAGTTTACATTGTTCTGCAGAACAAGTAGATTAGATAAGCTAGCAGAGCTACCAAAGACTGACACCTTTAGCTGTCTCCACTTTCACCTTGCAGGTTTTTGTGGGGACCAAAATGCTGGAAGCCACAAGTTTATGCGGCTGGTTTATGGTTcagatgtggtgtgtgtgtgtgtgtgtgtgtatacagaaaCAGGGTCATGATGCTGAGGCTGAGCATAAATAACGAAAGCTCAGACTGAAGGAGAGTTTTCGTtttctccatccttctctctgaactctctgagctcagaggggaggagagagaccgagggagagagatggatgtgAAACTCTTGCAGATGTACTTTATGAAAACAGCCTgcagctgagaagagagaggacaagtcTGCAGACTCAGATGAGACTGGTGATGTTCcagcttcctgtttgctgctgtggagagaacGGCAGCAGAAAGTGATAAGAACACTTTGGACTGTGAGGCTCTGATTCCGGTCGTAGACTGATTCCTCTGAGTCCTCTTTCATTATCAGGATCATCAGGATTGTTTAAAGGAGGTTTTGCTGAAATCTATCAGAAGACAGGAAGAATGGTTTTCAAAAAACTTTTCTCACCCACCATCTCCAAGACAACCTGCTGAGGGAGATAACGGGGGTTTCATCACTGATGGAAAGGCTGAAGACTCAGATCACAGGTGCTACAGACACAGGAGGTGGATCTGCTGAATTAGGTGTGTCAAGTCTGTGACGCCTTTCAGAAATGTATTGAAGCCTGAAATACGACTTGAGCCGGGACAAAAAAGCTACAACCACCACAGCTgagacacctgtcaatcaaacagttGAAGAGACAGGGATTCCCTGGGATACATGTGCCTCACAGGGCATGTTGAAAGAACAAAGAGTAGCTCCACTCATCTCTTTATTTCACAAATAGTGTTAAACAGTTCAAAATCAGTTCCAATTGTAATTGGGAACCTGAAAGATGAATCTATTCAACAATGCAAGGATCGAAACTCAAAGAAACTGTGACCTTTTCTCTTTGGACCATTACTCCTTTATGTTTTCGTTTTCTTGGAGTGTCATCTAGTGGCCATTAGAGGAACTGCAGATTAAGAgactttgtcactttgtttggTTTACTCTAACAAAAAAACCCAGCTAGTGTTTCCCGACCAGCAATGGTTCCCCCGCGACCCACTGCTAACAGGCCTCATGTTTGTCTGACGGCAGTCCTGATCCTAACCAGCCTGGCATTAATGGACGTCTACCTGGTGGAGCAGAATCCAGGTCCTAGGAGGATTGGCGTGTGCATCGCAGTGCTGGCAGGTGATGTGTGCTTCCTCGTTGTGCTTCGATATGTCGCCATCTGGGCTGGGGCGGAGGTGCACACGGCCAGACGAGGCTACGCCATGATCCTCTGGTTCGTCTACATCTTCATCCTGGAGATCAAGGTATACTTTGTGTATCAGAACTACAAGTCTCAGGATGCGAATGTAGATGCagaagagacagatacagatgtTTCCAGGAGagctctcactctgctgctgtctgtctgtatgcCCATTGTGTTCATAACACTGGCAGCCGTAGATCATATGGAGTATTTACGGGGATgtaagaaaagagaggagataAGGAGTCGTCTCTTCTGGGTGGTGCTGGACCTGCTGGATATTGTAGATGTCCAGGCCAACCTGTGGGAGCTTCAGAGGGAAGGTCTGCCCCTGTGGGTGGAGGGACTGATGTTCTTCTACTGCTACATTCTCCTGCTGGTGCTGCCGTGCGTCTCCCTGAGCGAGATCAGCATGCAGGGGGTGAACATCGTCCCCCACAAAATGATGCTCTATCCCATCCTCAGTCTTGCCACCATCAACATCATCACCCTCTTAATTCGTGGGGGAAACCTGCTGATTTATGGTGACATCCGAGTGTCGAGCATCATGATGGGAAAGAATGTGATGGCCATCGTTGTGAGGAGCTGCAGTCTGGTGGAGTACAGAAAACATCAGCTGGCTTCTCCTCCTGCAGAAAGAGGAGCTGAAATGCAGAAGAACTCCCTGGGAGATGTTCAGATATGCAACAGCCAGCACTTGGTGCTGCCCAGAGTCGTGATCGAGGACCTCACCACCAtaccagaggaggaggggagtgaCGACATGTGAACAGACAGCATGAAACCAAACA is a window of Toxotes jaculatrix isolate fToxJac2 chromosome 4, fToxJac2.pri, whole genome shotgun sequence DNA encoding:
- the LOC121181299 gene encoding transmembrane protein 121-like — its product is MVPPRPTANRPHVCLTAVLILTSLALMDVYLVEQNPGPRRIGVCIAVLAGDVCFLVVLRYVAIWAGAEVHTARRGYAMILWFVYIFILEIKVYFVYQNYKSQDANVDAEETDTDVSRRALTLLLSVCMPIVFITLAAVDHMEYLRGCKKREEIRSRLFWVVLDLLDIVDVQANLWELQREGLPLWVEGLMFFYCYILLLVLPCVSLSEISMQGVNIVPHKMMLYPILSLATINIITLLIRGGNLLIYGDIRVSSIMMGKNVMAIVVRSCSLVEYRKHQLASPPAERGAEMQKNSLGDVQICNSQHLVLPRVVIEDLTTIPEEEGSDDM